Proteins encoded together in one Candidatus Cloacimonadota bacterium window:
- a CDS encoding oligosaccharide flippase family protein: protein MKLFRGSILITISVIIQIAIGFFMLPFLVHNLGDKTYGLWVLVMTFLDYYVLLRMGFSTAVVRFLAKAIGEKDEKGLSKITSTSFFIYLGVSVAMLIFTIVLIFGAEIIIKNPSNLKLFQVLILILGINTALSPPLSVYGAILNAYMNYSVSKIANIVTLLIKNGLILFAVKNGSGLLSIAWIYLICNITVSAFHVIYVSSRYPFIKIKIKYFDKTKFKTLFSFSFFTFIAQLADTLRFKVDTIVITTFIGLAAVTHYNVGFRLIVYFIMFFTNATGIFQTYISQEEGAGNYQSIRDKFMFMTKLSSYIAVFIGLSFIFYGKAFIIRWMGESYSDAYMVLLIISIATIIFLAQFPTKTVLYGISKNKFWAYSNIIEGILNIILSLIFVQRMGISGVALGTAIPMIIMKLIIQPIYISRILHLDIKYYYSQFMMDTLKPAIFMFLFFLIARQFLVPSYMSIFIIGLIQTALFVAICYLFFFNKEERLLIRGVIR from the coding sequence GTGAAGCTATTTCGTGGATCGATTCTGATAACGATCTCAGTTATCATTCAGATCGCTATTGGTTTCTTCATGCTCCCATTCCTCGTTCACAATCTTGGTGATAAGACATATGGTCTTTGGGTCCTGGTAATGACTTTTTTAGATTATTATGTATTGTTACGAATGGGATTCAGCACAGCTGTTGTACGCTTCCTCGCCAAAGCAATTGGAGAGAAGGATGAAAAGGGATTGTCTAAAATCACCAGCACCTCTTTCTTTATCTATTTAGGTGTTTCGGTTGCCATGCTTATTTTTACAATAGTACTGATATTTGGCGCAGAAATCATAATTAAGAATCCTTCAAACCTAAAATTATTTCAGGTACTGATTTTAATATTAGGAATAAATACTGCTTTGTCACCACCCTTGAGTGTATATGGCGCTATTTTGAACGCTTATATGAACTACAGCGTCTCAAAAATAGCCAACATAGTCACACTATTAATAAAAAATGGCTTAATCTTATTTGCTGTTAAGAACGGGAGCGGCTTATTATCCATTGCCTGGATTTATTTGATATGCAATATTACCGTTTCTGCATTCCATGTCATCTATGTTAGTTCACGATATCCCTTTATAAAAATCAAAATCAAATATTTTGATAAAACCAAATTTAAAACACTTTTCTCATTCTCTTTCTTCACATTTATTGCACAGCTGGCAGATACCCTAAGATTTAAAGTTGATACCATAGTAATAACAACATTTATTGGTCTGGCTGCCGTGACCCACTATAATGTTGGCTTCCGTTTAATCGTATACTTTATCATGTTCTTTACAAATGCAACAGGTATATTCCAAACATATATAAGCCAGGAAGAGGGTGCTGGCAACTATCAATCAATCAGAGATAAGTTTATGTTCATGACTAAGCTTTCCTCCTATATTGCAGTTTTTATTGGATTGTCATTTATTTTTTATGGTAAAGCATTTATCATAAGATGGATGGGAGAAAGTTATTCAGATGCTTATATGGTTCTTCTTATAATATCAATTGCGACGATCATCTTTTTAGCTCAGTTTCCAACAAAAACAGTGCTGTATGGAATTTCAAAAAATAAATTCTGGGCTTATTCTAATATTATAGAGGGCATTCTCAACATTATCCTGAGCCTTATCTTCGTGCAAAGGATGGGAATTAGTGGAGTTGCACTTGGAACTGCAATTCCGATGATTATTATGAAATTAATCATTCAACCTATATATATTTCCAGAATTTTACATTTAGATATCAAATACTACTATTCTCAATTTATGATGGACACCTTAAAACCAGCAATATTTATGTTCTTGTTCTTTTTAATTGCCAGGCAATTTCTTGTTCCATCGTATATGAGCATTTTTATAATCGGATTAATACAAACCGCTTTATTTGTTGCAATCTGCTATTTGTTTTTTTTCAACAAGGAGGAAAGACTGCTTATTAGGGGTGTTATTAGATAA
- a CDS encoding ATP-grasp domain-containing protein yields MTPSHQRIVPLYSTPVILGGGINGLGIARSFGEEGIKSIVLDTHKDHAFYSKYTTGLICPDPLSDERKFIEYLVHFGLTLKKKGFLITTSDKFLITTSKHQEILEKYYYYPMSSWNILENLINKEKLYTLADKIGIDTPITVKTSSIERIKDVISKLQFPIIVKPSITIGFTQAFGKKVLIINTYKQFDNFIIKLASTPFAHQPLIIQEYIPGSVARLYTITSYANRDHEIIAYSIGHKIRQDPPFAGTITSGKIQNVSEILRISQMLIRKAKFWGISNIEYKKDERNESYKLMEINPRSGVWNYSAKASGVNIPLISYEDYFHFTSGRQADNGKKITWISLVDDLSLSLSGFKKMGYPDESLSFHKWLYSIRGKKTFGILNAKDMKPFIKKLFSRFFKYFKV; encoded by the coding sequence ATGACTCCATCTCACCAAAGAATAGTACCACTCTATAGCACACCCGTGATTCTTGGTGGTGGCATTAATGGATTGGGAATTGCTAGAAGCTTTGGGGAGGAAGGAATTAAATCCATTGTTTTGGATACACATAAGGACCACGCTTTTTATTCTAAATATACAACTGGGTTGATTTGTCCCGATCCCTTATCAGATGAGAGGAAATTTATTGAATACTTGGTTCATTTTGGATTAACACTGAAAAAAAAAGGATTTTTGATAACAACAAGCGATAAGTTTCTTATAACTACCAGTAAGCACCAGGAAATTTTAGAAAAATATTATTATTACCCAATGTCTTCATGGAACATTCTGGAGAATTTAATCAATAAGGAAAAACTATATACACTTGCAGATAAGATAGGAATCGATACACCAATTACAGTAAAGACCTCAAGCATAGAAAGGATTAAGGATGTGATAAGTAAGCTTCAATTTCCTATTATCGTAAAACCTTCAATTACTATTGGGTTTACACAAGCCTTCGGGAAAAAGGTGCTTATCATAAATACATATAAACAATTTGATAATTTTATAATAAAATTAGCATCGACTCCATTTGCTCATCAACCACTTATAATTCAAGAATACATTCCCGGAAGTGTAGCACGACTATATACTATTACATCTTATGCCAATAGAGATCATGAAATTATTGCCTATTCAATCGGTCACAAAATTAGGCAGGATCCGCCATTTGCTGGCACAATTACTTCCGGCAAAATACAGAATGTGTCTGAAATTTTACGCATAAGTCAAATGCTGATTAGAAAAGCAAAATTCTGGGGGATATCAAATATCGAATATAAAAAAGATGAGCGCAATGAAAGCTACAAGCTTATGGAAATCAATCCAAGAAGTGGCGTTTGGAATTATTCTGCAAAAGCTTCAGGAGTAAATATTCCACTTATATCTTATGAGGACTATTTTCATTTTACCTCTGGAAGACAAGCAGATAATGGAAAAAAAATCACGTGGATTTCTCTTGTTGATGACCTATCTTTATCTTTATCTGGCTTTAAAAAGATGGGTTATCCTGACGAAAGTTTATCTTTTCATAAATGGCTTTATTCTATCAGGGGAAAGAAAACTTTTGGAATTTTAAATGCTAAAGATATGAAGCCATTTATTAAGAAATTGTTCTCGAGATTTTTTAAGTATTTTAAAGTATAA
- a CDS encoding SLBB domain-containing protein, with amino-acid sequence MPKKYLFFFLILSILSCILDAGGVEAPLAKDGIDIIEEEKDIISANLNRLNPPISAEEYKSLQFQEGNLDFLSAEERTYYITGGDILIIKLPDEEEFSTFEVNFEGYITLPKLGNFKAEGLTIGELEKSIFFSLPLYLRRQAEVQVQIKEKRKYIQVLGYVVTPGWYLLPENAGIQGAFVAAGGMIDGSILNEINLYRTMYSLKSAEQKTILVDMFTFLTSTDYNTLPQIKSKDIIVVPMTPRLGSIKRTLGAYTPPQEKLETDTEEKVRIAGMVRNPSMIEPVKGSNVLDLLISAGGTTNDADLKHIFLVKKLKDGNYRTKVVDLEKYIEDKNFQDIPFVGSGETIYVPEQRKTWLYKAWKGSIDFLKDFMYLISAFTTLYLLSKQ; translated from the coding sequence ATGCCAAAAAAATATCTATTTTTTTTCTTGATTTTATCTATACTTTCCTGCATTCTTGATGCTGGAGGTGTTGAAGCACCTCTTGCAAAAGATGGGATAGATATAATTGAAGAAGAAAAAGATATTATAAGCGCCAACTTAAACAGGCTTAACCCACCCATAAGCGCTGAAGAATACAAATCGTTACAATTCCAGGAAGGCAACCTTGATTTTCTGTCTGCAGAGGAGCGAACATATTATATAACCGGCGGTGATATCCTCATTATTAAATTGCCAGACGAAGAGGAGTTTAGCACCTTTGAAGTAAACTTTGAAGGATACATAACACTTCCCAAACTTGGCAATTTCAAGGCGGAAGGACTAACAATTGGCGAATTGGAAAAATCAATTTTTTTCAGTTTACCCCTCTATCTCAGAAGGCAGGCAGAAGTACAGGTGCAAATCAAAGAAAAGAGAAAATATATTCAGGTTCTAGGTTATGTTGTAACTCCTGGCTGGTACCTTCTCCCGGAGAATGCTGGCATTCAGGGAGCTTTCGTCGCAGCCGGGGGTATGATTGACGGCTCTATTCTTAATGAAATCAATTTATATAGAACAATGTATAGTCTAAAGTCGGCTGAACAAAAGACTATCCTGGTCGACATGTTCACTTTCCTTACCTCTACAGATTATAATACTTTACCTCAAATCAAATCAAAAGATATAATTGTTGTTCCTATGACCCCACGGTTGGGTTCAATAAAAAGAACGCTTGGAGCCTATACACCTCCTCAAGAAAAATTAGAAACCGACACTGAGGAAAAAGTGAGAATTGCTGGAATGGTAAGAAATCCTAGCATGATTGAGCCGGTAAAGGGGAGTAATGTTCTTGATCTTCTTATCTCTGCCGGCGGCACTACTAACGATGCAGATCTCAAACATATTTTCCTCGTAAAAAAATTGAAAGATGGAAACTATCGAACAAAAGTAGTAGACCTTGAAAAATACATTGAAGATAAAAATTTCCAAGATATTCCATTTGTTGGTTCGGGTGAAACGATTTATGTACCCGAACAGAGAAAAACTTGGCTTTATAAAGCATGGAAAGGTTCCATCGATTTCTTAAAAGACTTCATGTATCTTATTTCTGCGTTTACAACACTCTATCTGCTTTCCAAACAATAA
- a CDS encoding sulfotransferase domain-containing protein has translation MKINRVFKKARFRVFLVLKAILQPIVYSKNGLKQIVYVIACQRSGTSIMVKVFQRDFQTKIYEDEHSAITSEDKKSYIRFNTFESLIKIFSRVHAKVIITKPLVELQNILSYFDYFPGSKAIWIYRHYKDVAYSNITHFGKDNGHKNLRPILYADKNNWRSENLPDNIRKVVLEHYYDQMSSYDAAALFWYARNALFFELGLDKRDDVTMCKYEGFVNKPIENIRRLYSFLRIKYPGDKIVDEVHARATGKGTKLALLPEIDKLCKDLYEKMEKEYLANLS, from the coding sequence ATGAAAATAAACCGAGTTTTTAAAAAAGCAAGATTTCGGGTATTTCTTGTTTTGAAAGCAATTCTTCAACCTATAGTATATTCCAAAAATGGACTCAAACAGATCGTATATGTTATTGCATGCCAAAGATCTGGTACAAGCATCATGGTCAAAGTTTTTCAAAGAGATTTCCAAACAAAGATATATGAGGATGAACATAGTGCTATAACCTCTGAGGATAAAAAGTCGTACATACGTTTCAATACGTTCGAGAGTCTAATAAAAATTTTCAGCAGGGTGCATGCAAAAGTTATCATTACAAAACCGTTAGTTGAACTTCAAAACATTCTCAGTTATTTTGACTATTTTCCCGGATCAAAGGCAATCTGGATTTATAGACATTATAAAGATGTTGCATATTCGAATATAACGCATTTCGGCAAGGATAACGGTCATAAAAATCTTCGCCCAATATTATATGCTGACAAAAATAATTGGAGGTCAGAAAATCTGCCTGATAACATCAGGAAAGTTGTGCTTGAACACTATTATGATCAAATGAGTTCTTATGATGCAGCAGCCCTTTTCTGGTATGCGAGAAATGCTTTATTCTTTGAGCTTGGATTAGATAAAAGAGACGATGTGACGATGTGTAAATATGAAGGTTTTGTTAATAAGCCAATTGAAAATATTAGAAGATTATATTCCTTTTTAAGGATTAAATATCCTGGGGATAAAATCGTTGATGAAGTGCATGCCAGAGCAACAGGTAAGGGAACAAAACTTGCATTGTTACCGGAAATTGATAAACTCTGTAAAGACCTATATGAAAAGATGGAGAAAGAATATTTAGCAAATTTGAGTTGA
- a CDS encoding polysaccharide pyruvyl transferase family protein — MIISDRIQLMRFAMSHWKTISGLNKRAIGYIGWVGHKNLGDEAMLIAFKSLFKAHTIFPYSKIKSYPRMESKLRPKELSAIVLGGGTLINSQGSFDIFKNTFKNYTNGIKFSFGSGVKNPVFWKNVKGWSNTISEWAQYLKKCEYVSVRGPLSKEILNDAGLDKVELIGDIALTLAGENMMKKQKRKSVAINIGACSGRLWGTEELLLQKMTELIYKLIEKDWNITLFSVWDKDVDLINILIEKVGKPIPKFEGFRSIAKTLKFLEKCDVVIGMKLHSVILAHCAYTPAIMLEYRPKCLDYMLSMNLDKYNVKTDQIEPNHVMSLLNEIYQTSEQYQFFLSGKIKYYKNLQKQAAINLNKLI; from the coding sequence ATGATTATTTCTGATCGGATACAATTGATGCGCTTTGCCATGTCTCATTGGAAGACAATTTCAGGTCTTAATAAAAGAGCAATCGGCTATATAGGGTGGGTAGGACATAAAAATCTGGGTGATGAGGCTATGCTCATTGCATTCAAGAGCTTATTCAAGGCGCACACGATCTTCCCATATAGTAAAATTAAGAGTTATCCCCGTATGGAAAGCAAGCTGCGCCCAAAAGAATTATCGGCAATCGTGCTTGGTGGCGGAACACTGATCAATAGTCAAGGATCATTCGATATTTTTAAAAACACATTCAAAAATTACACTAATGGTATTAAATTCTCATTTGGGAGTGGCGTGAAAAATCCAGTATTCTGGAAAAATGTTAAGGGATGGAGTAACACTATATCTGAGTGGGCACAATATCTTAAAAAATGCGAATATGTAAGTGTTCGTGGTCCTTTATCCAAAGAAATTCTAAATGATGCTGGCTTGGATAAAGTTGAGTTAATCGGAGATATTGCACTAACCCTTGCTGGGGAAAATATGATGAAAAAGCAAAAAAGGAAATCGGTCGCTATCAATATCGGTGCATGCAGTGGTAGATTATGGGGTACTGAGGAATTGCTATTACAAAAGATGACGGAACTTATTTATAAACTAATAGAGAAGGATTGGAATATTACTCTCTTCTCTGTATGGGATAAGGATGTGGATCTTATTAATATCTTAATAGAAAAAGTGGGGAAACCAATACCAAAATTTGAAGGATTTCGTTCAATAGCAAAAACATTAAAATTCCTTGAGAAATGTGACGTCGTAATCGGGATGAAACTTCATTCAGTCATTTTAGCCCATTGTGCTTACACTCCGGCAATTATGCTCGAATACAGGCCTAAATGCCTTGATTATATGCTTTCTATGAATCTGGACAAGTATAATGTGAAAACAGATCAGATCGAACCGAACCATGTCATGTCATTACTCAACGAAATTTATCAAACTTCAGAACAATACCAGTTTTTTCTATCAGGAAAAATCAAATATTATAAAAATCTCCAGAAGCAGGCAGCGATTAATTTAAATAAGCTTATATAG
- a CDS encoding NAD/NADP octopine/nopaline dehydrogenase family protein: MNNITVIGAGNSGLATAAYLSINGHSVRLWNRSKSTIKKLINTKLIHLKGIINQDAKLDIVTTDIVKATRDTALIMVTTPATSHVSIANLLSKTLDPHVPIILNPGRTFGALDFGNTLSSTNSKIPTIAETQTIVFTCRKTSEDTSIILAMKKGVLISTLRKNDITSLINSIPACLKDNFKPTNSMLLTSIGNVGMILHCAPVLLNAGWIECETASFKYYYSGITKTISEFLQKVDDERVQVSKALCSPVESLIGWLKRSYNAKGKNLYDCIHDVKSYETIDAPRTLQHRYIFEDIPTGLVPLEALGLKLGLSMKYTSIIIDLAHMLLNTDFRESGRNLTNLELNMLSTDELIEKLSNRN; the protein is encoded by the coding sequence ATGAACAATATCACAGTCATTGGAGCTGGAAATTCAGGTTTAGCGACCGCTGCATATCTTTCAATTAATGGGCATTCAGTACGTTTATGGAACCGCTCAAAAAGCACAATCAAGAAATTAATCAACACTAAATTGATCCACCTGAAAGGCATTATAAATCAGGATGCAAAACTGGATATAGTAACAACTGATATAGTAAAAGCAACCAGAGATACAGCTCTTATCATGGTTACAACACCTGCAACTTCTCATGTTTCAATAGCGAATCTATTGAGTAAGACACTTGATCCTCATGTTCCTATTATATTGAATCCGGGGAGAACCTTTGGTGCTTTAGATTTTGGCAACACCCTTTCATCAACAAATTCAAAAATACCAACTATTGCAGAGACACAAACCATTGTATTTACCTGCCGAAAAACCTCCGAGGATACCTCAATAATATTAGCGATGAAAAAAGGCGTTTTAATATCGACATTAAGAAAAAATGATATAACTTCGTTGATAAATTCGATCCCTGCATGTTTAAAAGATAATTTCAAACCTACAAATTCTATGTTGTTAACATCAATTGGAAACGTTGGCATGATACTTCACTGTGCACCGGTTTTACTCAATGCAGGTTGGATAGAATGCGAGACCGCAAGCTTTAAGTACTATTATAGTGGTATTACCAAGACAATCTCCGAGTTTCTTCAAAAAGTTGATGATGAAAGGGTACAGGTATCCAAAGCTCTCTGTTCTCCTGTCGAATCTCTGATTGGGTGGTTAAAAAGAAGCTATAATGCCAAAGGAAAGAATCTTTACGATTGCATTCATGATGTGAAATCCTATGAAACAATTGATGCCCCGAGAACATTGCAGCACAGATATATCTTTGAAGACATACCTACAGGTCTTGTGCCTCTCGAAGCACTGGGCTTGAAGCTTGGTTTATCTATGAAATATACTTCAATAATAATTGATCTTGCTCATATGCTTTTAAACACGGATTTCAGGGAAAGTGGCCGCAATCTAACAAATCTAGAGCTCAATATGCTTTCGACTGATGAACTTATTGAAAAACTAAGCAACAGAAACTAA